One Thermicanus aegyptius DSM 12793 DNA segment encodes these proteins:
- the murC gene encoding UDP-N-acetylmuramate--L-alanine ligase → MSDKKRIHFIGIGGSGMSALARVFLEQGYPVSGSDMVRKHLVKELEQMGATVYIGHHPDHVKEADLVVYTSDIPEENAELVEAKRLLLPVMHRSDLLAEILNGKKGIAVSGSHGKTTTTSLISFLLEKAGLDPTYIIGGEMMNGGGNARAGQGEYVVAEADESDRTFLKYHPHIGVITNIEPDHLENYEEDYRKMKEAFLRFANQVKPGGKAVICLDDPDIREIASHIKSDTITYGMKEEKADYLAREIDQGDGLSFLAVERGKELGRITLHLAGKHNIYNALAALAVARYAGISFDTIAAAMEEFRGAKRRFQLIGEVDQIRIVDDYAVHPTEIRATLRAAKETGRRVLALFQPHRVTRAYYLFGEFGRSFQDADRVYITEIYSPKGDKKIEGVDSGKLAEEIRKGSGVEVQYISSQEEMVDALLQEAKPGDLILTLGAGDIYKVAHRLIEELSH, encoded by the coding sequence TTGAGCGACAAGAAGAGGATCCATTTCATCGGCATCGGGGGCTCTGGAATGAGCGCCCTGGCCCGTGTATTCCTGGAGCAAGGGTATCCCGTCTCCGGATCCGACATGGTGCGGAAACATTTGGTGAAAGAATTGGAACAAATGGGGGCGACGGTTTATATCGGGCATCATCCCGACCATGTGAAAGAAGCGGATTTGGTCGTTTACACCTCCGATATCCCGGAGGAGAACGCGGAACTGGTCGAAGCGAAGAGACTTCTCCTTCCCGTGATGCATCGGTCCGACCTGTTGGCGGAAATCCTAAACGGGAAAAAGGGAATCGCCGTCTCCGGCTCCCATGGCAAGACCACCACCACCTCCCTTATCTCTTTCCTGTTGGAAAAGGCGGGCTTGGATCCCACGTATATCATCGGCGGGGAGATGATGAATGGAGGAGGAAACGCCAGGGCAGGCCAGGGGGAATATGTGGTGGCAGAAGCGGACGAGAGCGATCGCACCTTCCTGAAATATCATCCTCATATTGGGGTGATAACGAATATCGAACCGGACCATTTGGAGAACTACGAAGAAGATTACAGGAAAATGAAAGAAGCCTTTCTCCGGTTTGCCAATCAGGTAAAACCGGGGGGAAAAGCGGTCATCTGCCTCGATGATCCGGACATCCGGGAAATCGCAAGCCACATCAAATCGGATACGATTACGTATGGGATGAAAGAGGAGAAGGCAGATTACCTGGCCAGAGAAATCGATCAGGGGGACGGACTTTCTTTCCTGGCGGTGGAACGGGGCAAGGAGCTGGGGAGAATTACCCTTCACTTAGCAGGGAAGCATAACATCTATAATGCCCTCGCCGCTTTGGCCGTAGCCCGATACGCCGGAATCTCCTTTGATACCATCGCCGCCGCGATGGAGGAATTTCGGGGAGCGAAACGTCGCTTTCAACTGATTGGCGAGGTAGACCAAATCCGGATCGTCGACGATTACGCCGTCCATCCGACGGAGATACGGGCCACGTTGCGGGCGGCCAAAGAGACGGGAAGGAGGGTTTTGGCTCTCTTTCAACCTCACCGGGTGACCCGGGCTTATTATTTGTTTGGGGAGTTCGGGCGATCCTTTCAAGATGCTGACCGGGTTTATATTACGGAAATCTACTCCCCTAAGGGAGACAAGAAAATAGAGGGAGTCGATTCCGGAAAGCTGGCCGAAGAAATCCGGAAAGGAAGCGGGGTAGAGGTTCAATACATCTCCTCACAGGAGGAGATGGTGGATGCCCTTTTGCAGGAAGCAAAACCGGGGGACCTCATCTTAACCCTGGGTGCCGGAGATATTTATAAGGTAGCCCATCGCTTGATCGAAGAGCTCTCGCATTGA
- a CDS encoding bifunctional folylpolyglutamate synthase/dihydrofolate synthase, producing MKNRQEAVDWIKSLRPFGYKPGTDRMVRMLERLNHPERQLKFVHIAGTNGKGSNVAFLASIFRENGYDVGTYISPGNTTYLSRIAYNGEEIQEGALVEIATTLKELADELALTEEGAPTEFEILTMIAILYFARYTYPDLVIWETGLGGLHDSTNVVYPLISLITNVAFDHMHILGNTLGEIAFQKAGIIKPGVPVVTGVNGGEAGRVIEEQAKEKRASIYRLGEEFRILDPVMNHERQTFTFQSPFRELKGLDLGLKGEHQFANAATALMAAELLRTYFAFHLEEEGIRKGLVKAANPGRMEVVNRHPLILLDGAHNPHGMRAVAHSIPALYSYRKMILLLSIMQDKLADEMLQALIPLAHTVVVTRARNKRALDPEQLAEKIRNINPRMPIYIVEEPTEAVKSALHLTEKEDLLFITGSLYLLESIRDELEREIAMKVGDID from the coding sequence ATGAAAAACAGACAGGAAGCGGTAGACTGGATCAAAAGTTTGCGCCCCTTCGGTTATAAGCCGGGAACGGATCGCATGGTCCGGATGCTTGAACGGTTGAACCACCCGGAACGTCAGCTTAAATTCGTCCACATCGCCGGGACGAACGGCAAGGGGTCAAATGTTGCCTTTCTTGCTTCGATCTTCAGGGAAAACGGGTACGATGTAGGAACTTACATCTCCCCTGGGAACACCACCTATCTAAGCCGCATCGCCTATAATGGCGAAGAGATTCAGGAAGGGGCGCTGGTGGAAATCGCCACGACTTTAAAAGAGTTGGCCGATGAATTAGCCCTTACGGAGGAAGGCGCCCCAACCGAATTTGAGATCCTCACCATGATCGCCATCCTCTATTTTGCCAGGTATACCTATCCCGATCTGGTGATTTGGGAAACCGGGCTGGGGGGCCTCCATGACTCCACCAACGTGGTTTATCCCCTCATTAGCCTCATTACCAATGTGGCCTTCGACCATATGCATATCCTTGGAAATACATTGGGAGAAATTGCATTCCAAAAAGCGGGGATTATTAAGCCGGGAGTTCCTGTGGTAACAGGGGTGAATGGCGGTGAAGCAGGTCGGGTCATCGAAGAGCAGGCGAAGGAGAAACGCGCATCCATCTATCGCCTGGGAGAAGAGTTTCGCATCCTGGATCCGGTTATGAATCATGAGAGGCAAACCTTTACGTTCCAAAGTCCTTTTCGAGAGCTTAAAGGTCTCGACTTAGGACTTAAGGGAGAGCATCAATTTGCCAATGCAGCCACCGCTCTCATGGCGGCGGAGTTACTGCGTACCTACTTTGCCTTTCATCTGGAAGAGGAGGGCATACGGAAGGGATTGGTTAAAGCCGCAAATCCGGGACGCATGGAAGTGGTAAACCGGCATCCCCTCATCCTCCTGGACGGAGCCCACAATCCCCACGGCATGCGTGCGGTGGCCCACTCCATTCCGGCCCTCTATTCCTATCGCAAAATGATTCTTCTTCTATCCATTATGCAGGACAAGCTGGCCGATGAGATGCTGCAAGCCCTCATCCCTTTGGCCCATACCGTCGTCGTTACCCGAGCCAGGAACAAGCGGGCCTTAGATCCTGAACAACTGGCGGAAAAAATAAGAAACATAAATCCCCGGATGCCCATATATATAGTAGAAGAGCCAACTGAAGCGGTAAAGAGTGCCCTCCATCTCACCGAAAAGGAAGACCTCCTCTTTATTACAGGTTCCCTCTATCTGTTGGAAAGCATTCGTGACGAACTGGAACGGGAAATCGCGATGAAAGTGGGTGACATAGATTGA
- the hemL gene encoding glutamate-1-semialdehyde 2,1-aminomutase, with amino-acid sequence MQRSFERSKERYKEAVEVMPGGVNSPVRAFKSVGGSPLFIERGEGSRIYDADGNEYIDYVLSYGPLILGHAHPKVIEALTKTAEKGTSFGAPTSLEIELARKVTKLIPSIEMVRMVNSGTEATMSALRLARGYTGRDLIMKFIGCYHGHADSLLIKAGSGVATLGLPDSPGVPAKTAEHTITVPYNDLEAVKLAFQRHGEELAAVILEPVAGNMGVVPPKPGFLEGLREITRQYGALLIFDEVMTGFRVSLGGAQGHYGITPDLTTLGKVIGGGLPVGAYGGKREIMENVAPAGPVYQAGTLSGNPLAMAAGLATLEELERPGVYEGLQKNGLLLKEGLLEAAREAGVPATVNQVGAMLTLFFTDEEVTDFATANRQNQGHFIRFFWKMLDQGIYLPPSAFEALFLSTAHTEKEIERTLEAARIAFRSL; translated from the coding sequence ATGCAGCGGAGCTTTGAACGTTCAAAGGAACGGTATAAAGAAGCGGTAGAGGTAATGCCTGGGGGAGTAAACAGTCCGGTCCGGGCTTTCAAATCGGTGGGAGGAAGCCCCCTGTTCATCGAGCGGGGAGAAGGTTCCCGGATTTATGATGCAGACGGCAATGAATACATCGATTATGTCTTATCCTACGGACCTCTTATCCTGGGGCATGCCCATCCTAAGGTGATCGAAGCGCTTACGAAGACGGCGGAAAAGGGGACCAGCTTTGGGGCTCCCACTTCCCTGGAAATCGAATTGGCCCGAAAGGTGACGAAGCTGATCCCTTCCATCGAAATGGTGCGCATGGTGAACTCGGGAACGGAAGCCACCATGAGCGCTCTTCGTCTCGCCAGAGGCTACACGGGACGGGATCTCATCATGAAGTTTATCGGCTGCTACCATGGCCACGCAGACAGCCTCCTCATCAAGGCAGGTTCAGGGGTTGCTACGCTTGGACTGCCCGATAGCCCGGGCGTCCCGGCGAAGACGGCCGAACATACCATCACCGTTCCCTATAACGATCTGGAAGCGGTAAAGCTTGCCTTCCAAAGGCACGGAGAAGAGCTGGCCGCCGTCATCTTGGAACCGGTGGCCGGCAACATGGGGGTCGTCCCGCCAAAACCGGGCTTTTTGGAAGGTTTGCGGGAGATCACCCGGCAGTACGGCGCGCTCCTCATCTTTGATGAAGTGATGACCGGATTTCGGGTGAGCCTGGGAGGGGCGCAAGGCCATTACGGTATAACGCCGGATTTAACCACCCTGGGAAAGGTGATCGGCGGTGGCCTTCCCGTGGGCGCCTATGGAGGAAAGAGGGAAATCATGGAAAACGTCGCCCCCGCAGGGCCTGTCTACCAAGCGGGCACCCTCTCCGGGAATCCCTTGGCCATGGCCGCAGGGCTTGCCACTCTGGAAGAACTGGAGAGGCCAGGAGTCTACGAAGGGTTGCAGAAGAACGGTCTCCTCCTGAAAGAGGGCCTTCTGGAAGCGGCAAGGGAAGCCGGGGTTCCCGCCACCGTTAACCAAGTAGGAGCGATGCTGACCCTCTTCTTCACCGATGAAGAAGTCACCGACTTTGCGACGGCCAACCGACAAAACCAGGGACACTTCATTCGCTTTTTCTGGAAAATGTTAGATCAAGGCATCTACCTGCCTCCTTCCGCCTTTGAGGCTCTCTTCCTTTCCACCGCCCATACGGAGAAAGAGATTGAAAGAACCTTGGAGGCGGCGCGAATTGCCTTCAGATCCCTATAA
- a CDS encoding 4-hydroxy-3-methylbut-2-enyl diphosphate reductase produces MEVIKISPRGYCYGVVDAMVLAQQVAMDKSLPRPIYILGMLVHNRHVVEAFEEVGIITLDGPDRLSILEKIEKGTVIFTAHGVSPEVRKRARVKGLTVVDATCPDVTKTHRLIEEKRAQGYEILYIGKRGHPEPEGAVGIDPAHVHLIEKEEDLEKLRLPDGKLLVTNQTTMSQWDIKHLMDKIVERYPHAEVYNEICMATQIRQEAVAAQAKEADLTIVVGDPRSNNSNRLAQVSEEIAGVKAYRVADVTEIKPEWLLDKKKVAVTSGASTPTPITKEVIDYLEQFNPEDPSTWERRRRVETGKILPPIRKKKEERPTSPPSTTLS; encoded by the coding sequence ATGGAAGTGATCAAAATCTCTCCCCGGGGATATTGTTACGGGGTGGTGGATGCGATGGTCTTGGCCCAACAGGTGGCGATGGATAAAAGCCTCCCCCGCCCCATCTACATTCTCGGCATGCTGGTCCATAATCGGCACGTGGTAGAAGCGTTCGAAGAAGTTGGCATCATCACCTTAGATGGCCCGGATCGCCTCTCCATCTTGGAGAAGATTGAAAAGGGAACCGTCATCTTTACCGCCCATGGAGTTTCACCGGAGGTGAGGAAGAGAGCGCGGGTGAAGGGACTTACCGTGGTAGACGCCACCTGTCCCGATGTGACGAAGACCCATCGCCTGATTGAAGAAAAGAGGGCGCAGGGGTATGAGATCCTCTATATTGGGAAAAGAGGGCATCCGGAACCGGAAGGAGCGGTGGGGATCGACCCGGCCCATGTTCACTTGATCGAGAAGGAGGAAGATCTGGAGAAACTCCGTTTACCCGACGGGAAACTCCTCGTCACGAACCAGACCACCATGAGCCAATGGGATATTAAGCACCTCATGGATAAGATCGTCGAGCGATACCCCCATGCCGAGGTATATAACGAGATCTGCATGGCCACCCAGATTCGGCAGGAGGCGGTAGCTGCGCAGGCGAAGGAGGCAGACTTAACCATCGTCGTGGGAGACCCCCGGAGCAATAATTCAAACCGCCTCGCCCAGGTGAGTGAAGAAATCGCCGGTGTTAAGGCATACCGCGTAGCCGATGTGACGGAAATCAAACCGGAGTGGCTTCTCGATAAGAAAAAGGTGGCGGTCACCTCCGGAGCCTCCACGCCGACCCCCATCACAAAAGAAGTGATCGATTACCTGGAGCAATTTAATCCCGAAGACCCCTCCACCTGGGAAAGAAGGAGAAGGGTGGAGACGGGGAAGATCCTTCCTCCCATTCGGAAGAAAAAAGAGGAGAGACCTACATCCCCTCCCTCCACAACTCTTTCCTGA
- a CDS encoding valine--tRNA ligase produces MTTPKRELPKTYQPKEAEKKWYRWWVEKGFFTPSRDPEKKPFTIVIPPPNVTGNLHIGHALNNTLQDILIRFKRMQGYAALWLPGMDHAGIATQARVEAMLRKEGLTRYDLGREKFVEKVWEWKEKYASVIRDQWEKMGVSVDYTRERFTMDEGLSRAVREVFVRLYEKGLIYRGKYIINWDPVARTAISDIEVIHKEVQGKLYHLRYPLKGEEGFIEVATTRPETMLGDTGVAVHPDDDRYKHLIGKTVILPIVGREIPIIADDYVDREFGSGAVKVTPAHDPNDFEMGLRHHLEAIVVMDETAHMNENAGKYRGLDRYECRKRIVEDLTEMGVCFKVEDHTHAVGHSERSGAVVEPYLSTQWFVKMKPLAEQAIRQAHLDDALMEGEDQVAVRFVPDRFKKIYLNWIENVHDWCISRQLWWGHRIPAWYCDDCGEMTVSREEVEKCPRCGGTHLHQDEDVLDTWFSSALWPFSTLGWPEDTEDFRYFYPTDVLLTGYDIIYFWVARMIFTALEFTGKNPFKTVIITGLIRDAEGRKMSKSLGNGVDPMEVIEQYGADAMRFMLSTGITPGQDSRFRWERVEAARNFANKIWNASRFALMNLEDFKMDDAKIEPEGLDTVDRWILHRLNETAGALTKNLNAYEFGEAGRLLYDFIWDDFCDWYIELAKPTLYGEDEGAKRKTQKVLRYVLDQALRMLHPFMPFITEEIWQALPHEGESIVIAPWPEEREEFRFPEAVEEMKTMMELIRQVRNLRAEMNVPVSRPIELLIHVDDEKMKERIARNRAYLDRFFNLERLTIDTDVKKPAKAVAAVFTGGEVFLPLEGLIDLDQEVERLSRELKRLDSEVERVAKKLANRNFVEKAPPHVVEEEREKERDYLEKREKVLARLQELQGK; encoded by the coding sequence ATGACGACCCCGAAGAGAGAGCTACCCAAGACCTATCAACCGAAAGAAGCGGAAAAGAAATGGTACCGCTGGTGGGTGGAAAAGGGTTTCTTCACCCCGTCCCGGGATCCGGAGAAGAAACCCTTCACCATCGTGATCCCTCCCCCCAATGTGACCGGAAACCTTCACATCGGCCATGCCCTGAACAACACCCTGCAGGACATTTTGATCCGCTTCAAGCGGATGCAGGGATATGCCGCCCTTTGGCTGCCTGGGATGGACCATGCCGGAATTGCCACCCAAGCCCGGGTAGAGGCGATGCTCCGCAAAGAAGGGTTAACCCGGTACGACCTGGGAAGGGAGAAGTTTGTTGAAAAAGTATGGGAATGGAAGGAAAAATATGCCTCCGTGATCCGGGATCAGTGGGAGAAGATGGGCGTCTCCGTCGATTACACCCGGGAACGTTTCACCATGGATGAGGGACTTTCCAGGGCGGTTCGGGAGGTTTTCGTCCGCCTTTACGAGAAGGGCCTCATCTATCGGGGGAAATACATCATCAACTGGGATCCGGTTGCCCGCACCGCCATCTCCGACATCGAAGTGATTCATAAAGAGGTCCAAGGGAAGCTTTATCACCTTCGCTATCCCTTAAAAGGAGAAGAAGGTTTCATCGAGGTGGCCACCACCAGGCCGGAGACGATGCTGGGCGACACGGGGGTTGCCGTCCATCCCGACGATGACCGCTATAAACACCTGATTGGGAAAACCGTCATCCTCCCCATTGTGGGACGGGAAATCCCCATCATTGCCGATGATTACGTGGACCGGGAGTTTGGAAGCGGTGCGGTAAAGGTAACCCCTGCCCATGACCCCAACGACTTTGAAATGGGGCTTCGCCACCATTTGGAAGCCATCGTCGTCATGGATGAAACGGCCCATATGAATGAAAATGCAGGAAAATATAGAGGGCTCGACCGGTACGAATGCCGCAAACGGATCGTGGAAGACCTGACCGAGATGGGAGTCTGCTTTAAAGTGGAAGACCATACCCATGCCGTCGGCCACAGCGAACGGAGCGGAGCCGTGGTGGAGCCGTATCTCTCCACCCAATGGTTTGTGAAGATGAAGCCGCTCGCGGAACAGGCGATTCGGCAAGCCCATCTCGATGACGCGTTGATGGAGGGGGAGGATCAGGTTGCCGTTCGCTTTGTTCCCGACCGTTTTAAGAAGATCTACCTGAACTGGATCGAGAATGTCCACGACTGGTGCATCTCCCGGCAGCTCTGGTGGGGGCACCGCATTCCGGCTTGGTATTGCGACGATTGTGGGGAGATGACCGTCTCCAGGGAGGAGGTAGAGAAATGTCCCCGCTGCGGAGGCACCCATCTTCATCAGGATGAGGATGTGTTGGACACCTGGTTTAGTTCCGCCCTTTGGCCCTTCTCCACTCTGGGCTGGCCTGAGGATACGGAAGATTTCCGTTACTTCTATCCCACCGATGTTTTGCTGACGGGCTATGACATCATCTACTTCTGGGTGGCCCGTATGATCTTTACAGCCCTTGAATTCACCGGGAAAAATCCGTTCAAAACGGTGATTATTACAGGTCTCATCCGGGATGCGGAAGGGAGGAAGATGTCCAAGTCCCTGGGGAATGGTGTAGACCCCATGGAAGTGATTGAACAGTACGGAGCGGATGCCATGCGGTTTATGCTCTCCACAGGCATTACCCCGGGACAGGATAGCCGTTTCCGCTGGGAGCGGGTGGAGGCGGCCCGGAATTTCGCCAACAAGATTTGGAACGCATCCCGCTTCGCCCTCATGAATCTGGAAGATTTCAAGATGGATGATGCTAAAATCGAGCCGGAAGGCTTGGATACCGTGGATCGATGGATCCTTCACCGACTTAATGAAACGGCGGGAGCGCTCACCAAAAATTTGAACGCCTACGAGTTTGGTGAGGCAGGACGCCTCCTCTACGACTTCATCTGGGATGATTTCTGCGACTGGTATATCGAATTGGCGAAACCAACCCTCTATGGGGAAGATGAAGGCGCCAAACGAAAAACCCAAAAGGTCCTCCGTTATGTACTGGATCAAGCCCTTCGCATGCTTCACCCCTTTATGCCCTTCATCACCGAAGAAATCTGGCAAGCCCTTCCCCATGAAGGGGAGAGCATCGTGATTGCGCCGTGGCCTGAGGAGAGGGAAGAATTCCGCTTCCCAGAAGCGGTGGAAGAGATGAAGACCATGATGGAATTGATCCGCCAGGTTCGAAACCTCAGGGCGGAGATGAATGTCCCCGTGAGCCGCCCGATCGAACTCCTCATCCACGTCGATGATGAGAAGATGAAGGAGCGAATCGCCCGGAACCGGGCATACCTGGATCGCTTTTTCAATCTGGAACGGCTTACCATCGACACCGATGTGAAAAAACCGGCAAAGGCCGTCGCCGCCGTTTTTACCGGAGGAGAAGTATTCCTGCCCTTGGAGGGGCTCATTGATCTTGATCAAGAAGTGGAGCGCCTCAGCCGGGAACTGAAACGCCTCGACAGTGAAGTGGAGAGGGTGGCGAAAAAACTGGCCAATCGGAATTTCGTCGAGAAGGCTCCTCCCCACGTGGTGGAAGAGGAACGAGAGAAAGAACGGGATTACCTGGAGAAACGGGAAAAAGTACTTGCCCGCTTACAGGAACTTCAAGGAAAATAG
- a CDS encoding phosphotransferase has translation MEKELKPVLEAYGLHPTSLQKKREVWKITTLGGTFALKKTKASSTRLERITASLEGLARFKVDGPIYPLPERGGRLFLEREEGNYLLTPWIEGRTGEELFAETDWVKEAMERLARIHRVMRQEVKTRETLLPAGQELLKNWNRRMKQMIAWKERVAKHAYPSPVDAVFMANVEDLLEMSGKAAAELEAGILEWEKEEESVITFCHGRLSTDHVLVAEHPYFLNFTHSVYDLPVRDLVYFLRHFLRKTRRKEELESWLSAYLAKNELDPFQRRLLPLSFLYPIEVTRFLEQYYEGKMKGSWFEIELVRRFEKLLDEQAFFRLVVAPPRSF, from the coding sequence ATGGAGAAAGAATTGAAACCTGTCTTAGAAGCGTACGGGCTTCATCCAACCTCACTGCAAAAGAAGAGGGAGGTATGGAAGATTACTACGCTGGGGGGCACCTTTGCCCTTAAAAAAACAAAAGCCTCCTCCACCCGCCTTGAACGAATCACCGCCTCCCTCGAGGGTCTGGCCCGGTTTAAGGTGGATGGCCCCATTTACCCGCTGCCGGAAAGGGGGGGGAGACTCTTTTTAGAGCGTGAAGAAGGAAATTATCTGCTCACTCCCTGGATCGAGGGGAGAACCGGAGAAGAGCTTTTCGCAGAAACCGATTGGGTGAAGGAGGCGATGGAGCGCCTTGCCCGCATTCACCGGGTAATGCGCCAGGAGGTGAAGACGAGGGAGACGCTCCTCCCGGCGGGGCAGGAACTCTTAAAAAACTGGAACCGGCGCATGAAGCAAATGATCGCATGGAAAGAGAGGGTGGCTAAACATGCCTATCCCTCACCCGTTGACGCCGTCTTCATGGCCAATGTGGAGGATCTGCTTGAAATGTCGGGGAAGGCGGCGGCCGAATTAGAAGCAGGAATCCTGGAATGGGAAAAAGAGGAGGAATCGGTCATCACCTTTTGCCATGGACGACTCTCCACCGATCATGTGCTGGTGGCGGAGCATCCTTACTTTCTGAACTTTACTCATTCCGTCTATGATCTTCCCGTCAGAGACCTCGTTTATTTCCTCCGCCACTTCCTCCGGAAAACGAGGAGGAAGGAAGAGCTGGAGTCATGGCTCAGCGCCTACCTGGCGAAAAATGAGCTGGACCCTTTCCAGCGCAGGCTTCTTCCCCTTTCCTTCCTCTATCCGATCGAGGTCACCCGCTTCCTGGAACAATACTATGAAGGAAAAATGAAAGGCTCCTGGTTTGAGATCGAACTTGTCCGCCGTTTTGAAAAGCTGTTGGATGAGCAAGCTTTCTTTCGCCTTGTGGTCGCTCCTCCCCGGTCGTTCTAG
- a CDS encoding LysM peptidoglycan-binding domain-containing protein has product MEKGNRITFELQERIPLEDNLQDSSQIVNVELLPEIEMVAVQNAYRIRGFLTFSGEYEIGEMSEGITPPYLPEKEVYHRRALRKIYYRIPVDISLPAYRVDENGVILQINSLDYELIASNRLLVTAEVELDGIKSGNEKREEIYPLLDHAGEPLVEKTSHWERGFNQKGEEETVPEKKEEAAVSAEKEEEPSGFEEEDPYEQETYPITEAKPLPKDQNIEVLPASAAHPEDRAEKKPPLKEMPPVEEKVEEEEVKIEIEIEGKIAFEEEPPKVEKVEKEVKKPEKEIPLEKEPKPIPEPSDDFLKGAIAPEKEKAPVAKEKGGLNEDPKVSLPQKMMKEALTPEKIGISLFKKLFPGQEEEKAQMRLCFVQPDESIEEIAERFQMKAEEILRYNGLSSGREIKGVIKIPVRKVR; this is encoded by the coding sequence ATGGAAAAGGGGAATCGAATTACCTTTGAGCTTCAGGAGAGAATCCCCCTGGAGGATAACCTGCAGGATTCCTCCCAAATCGTAAATGTAGAGCTTCTTCCGGAAATCGAGATGGTGGCAGTACAAAATGCTTATCGGATTCGGGGATTTCTCACCTTTAGCGGGGAATATGAAATCGGGGAAATGTCGGAAGGGATCACCCCTCCTTACCTTCCGGAAAAAGAGGTCTACCATCGAAGGGCATTGCGAAAAATCTATTACCGCATTCCGGTAGATATCTCCCTTCCTGCCTATCGGGTGGATGAAAACGGCGTGATTCTCCAGATTAATAGCCTTGATTATGAGCTTATAGCCTCTAACCGTCTCCTCGTGACTGCGGAAGTGGAGTTGGACGGCATAAAGAGCGGAAATGAGAAAAGAGAGGAAATCTACCCGCTCCTGGATCACGCAGGCGAGCCGCTGGTAGAAAAAACCTCCCATTGGGAGCGAGGATTTAACCAGAAGGGGGAGGAAGAGACGGTTCCTGAGAAAAAAGAGGAGGCTGCCGTATCGGCTGAGAAAGAGGAGGAACCGTCGGGTTTCGAGGAGGAGGATCCCTATGAGCAGGAGACGTATCCGATCACGGAAGCTAAACCTCTCCCGAAAGATCAGAACATCGAAGTCCTTCCCGCCTCTGCTGCTCATCCTGAAGACCGGGCGGAGAAAAAGCCGCCTCTAAAGGAAATGCCTCCCGTAGAAGAAAAGGTGGAAGAAGAGGAGGTGAAAATCGAAATAGAGATTGAAGGAAAAATAGCGTTTGAAGAAGAACCTCCCAAAGTAGAAAAAGTAGAAAAGGAAGTGAAAAAGCCTGAAAAAGAAATTCCCCTTGAGAAAGAGCCGAAACCCATCCCCGAACCCTCCGATGATTTCTTAAAAGGGGCCATCGCGCCAGAGAAAGAGAAAGCGCCTGTAGCAAAAGAGAAGGGGGGGCTCAATGAAGATCCGAAGGTTTCCCTTCCTCAAAAGATGATGAAAGAAGCCCTGACACCGGAGAAAATAGGCATCTCCCTGTTTAAGAAATTATTCCCTGGACAAGAGGAAGAAAAGGCTCAGATGAGGTTATGCTTCGTGCAACCGGATGAGAGCATTGAAGAAATCGCAGAACGTTTCCAGATGAAGGCGGAGGAGATCCTCCGATACAACGGGCTCAGTTCCGGAAGAGAAATCAAAGGTGTGATCAAAATTCCGGTACGCAAAGTGAGATAA